The region CAGCATTTCACATGAGATAAATTCACATATAGGCATAAAttgtgtatatacagtggtgtgaaaaagtgtttgcccccttcctgatttcttatttttttgcatgtttgtcacacttaaatgtttcagatcatcaaacaaatttaaatattagtcaaagataacacaagtaaacacaaaatgcagtttttaaattaaggttgttattattaaaggaaaacaaaatccaaacctacatggccctgtgtgaaaaagtgattgccccctaaaccgaataactggttgggccacccttagcagcaacaactgcaatcaagcgtttgcgataacttgcgatgagtcttttacagcgctgtggaggaattttggcccactcatctttgcagaattgttgtaattcagccacattggagggttttcgagcatgaactgtctttttaaggtcatgccacagcatctcaataggattcaggtcaggtccaaagtctgtcagcctcactagaatgctgtatcaaattcacatctgaatccatataaggttcggctatgatgcaacagatgttgaataaacatttgcagacagtttgctcaacttatctccaccaggccactccaaagtcttcattttgttcttcttcagccattcatagaccccacaacaacatccaaagaactgcaggcctcacttgcctcagttaaggtcagtgttcatgactccaccatataTGGGCACATATATGATGTGAGGaaacgtttttttaaaaatcacatgtacCCCTCCTTTGACATAACCGATGCCCCACCGAAACCAAATCCAACACACAAGGGGTCCAGCTGCAACGGCTCCAGTACTTGCAGGATCTTTGCTGATATAGCATTTGTGTCCACAGGCCTTTGTGGATGTATCTGATACACACTGCCACATGCTAAGTCTTTACACTCGTCTTCCCGTTTCTAGGCAGTTCCTCCAGTCGCTGTTTTATTTCTGGCTCATAGTTAGAGATCAGTTGAAATAATTCGAAGAAGTTGCCTCTGTTCAGTGCCTCTTCGATCTTGTTTTGCACAGAATAAAAAGAGCTCTATTACAACTTTAATGTGCCACAAACAACCTGTTGATAGCTGCGTTGTTCAGCTGGTTGATAAGTGGATGATGATGACTGATGGATTTGCTTGTATCCTTCAGTTCTGCCCGGCACTGGAGCATGTGCCCTGCCGCCCTCGTGTTTCACACAAAATTGGGAAAGATTTGAAGCCAGTTTTTATGAAGTAGCCACTTTGAGGAAATGGCGACATTAATTGCCTTTCAAAGCACAGCATCCCATGATGTGCCGTAGAGAGAAacacaatgaaagaaaaaaagagatactTGGTAGTGCAAATAGTTTTATCCAAAATTAGGGAAATTATGGGTGCTTTTCTCCGCAGATACactttctttaaagctgcactaatatcTTTATATTATCAATGGACTACGACTATAAAATGactatgtgaaatgtgaaaggggtcgctcatagtgatgaacccagaGAGAATGATCACCTGACGCTGCAGTTTGCATTTTCACATCTTTACGCTCAGTGTTTGGGTTTTACAGACCAcaacttgactgttttggttcactctcaccgcccTCATCAGCACTGTCTCcaccaaggtgataatatgtcactggcgtgtttgcagcttgtttctgctgcccccgaGTGGCCAGAAAATCAGCTAATGCAGGTTTTTAAGGAGTTGACATTTTTTAAGGTCTACCAAAAAATCTGCAATTTGGCTTGCAATTAATTATTCTTGATTTATGAATGTAGCGCTTGTAGACATAGAAGTTTGGCGGTATCATCTGTTAAAGACTTTTTAGCATAATATTCCAAAAACAAGACAGCTGGTTCATTACGTTAGGTCAGTTTAGAAACCATGGAAGATTaaacaaagacatttctgtATAAGTAGACACAGTAGGGCCATTTACAGAATAAATGGATCAAATATGCTTCCTCTGGTCTTATCTACATCAAAATCCCCTCCTTGAAATCACTGCACCGCTTTTTGCCGCTCTCCATCCATCTGCGTGTCAGCCTGCAGTGCAACCGAGCTTTATTTTCTACggctatttttattattgttgtcattGGTAAGCACCACACATCTGCCTACCCAGGCCGGTTTCCCATTGGTTAAACAGATTGTCTGTCGCAGTACTTCCGTCCGTTTGGCCGCTTTTGATTGGCTGAAgatcctcttttttttcctcttcttcgcGGCGGTGGGTCGGAGCCGCTGTGTCCCCGGTCTGGCACGTTCCTAGCCAAATTCTCCACGGTGTAAAATTGGATCCCCCCCCTtttcacaaaaccaaaaaatatccCCTCTTCAATTCCCTGCAACTGCTTATACGTTTCCGCTTAACACATATCTCCAAATCTCAACCAGATACCTCTGAAGATGGCGGTGGTAAGCGGGATGTCGGGGTCGGCTGTAGCCCGGCTGGAGGGCCGAGAATTCGAGTATCTGATGAAGAAAAGGTCGGTGACCATCGGCCGGAACTCCTCTCAGGGTTCGGTGGACGTCAGCATGGGACACTCCAGCTTCATCTCCCGGCGGCACCTCGAAATATTCACCGCGGGAGAAGATGGCACTGGCACGGGAGAATTCTATCTCCGATGCCTTGGAAAAAACGGGGTGTTTGTTGATGGGGTGTTCCAGAGAAGAGGGGCTCCACCTCTCCAGCTTCCACGAATGTAAGATTAATATGGCCAGTTTGCTTGAACAGAATAAATCTGCGAATTTATGGGTTCaagtgttgttattgttttgttgtccCGCAGCTGTGTTGCACGTGTTGTATCAAGCAACACCGAGTCTGATACGTGCTGCTCGTTTGTATGGCGATAACGTCACACGACAAATCCATGCCAAATATGATAGTGTAATCCTGCCGTTGCTCACtgccaaatacagaaacacgtTTAACTTGATTCATGACCTTATGTTAATCgtttgggtgtgtgttttttttcggCATACATATAGTCTACCAAGCAAGACGTCAGTGAGACGTGAGACAGCCATGCTTCAGCTAAGAATTAGTGCACTGTTGTCCACTATTCACCATAGTGCActatgtggaaacttgaagtaAAAAATAGTTagttgtatttctttttatctaTCTGATGTGTTTCATACTTGCCGAATTGCAGAGTGGCTCCCAACAGTTCTGAACTGTCTTAATACGTGTTCTTCATTGTTTGTATATACTGATAGCCAAGTGAGGAACATTAAAATGGCCGAATTGTAATAGAATTTGATTTGAGTTGTTCACAGAACTGGAGAACTTCTTATATTTTGGTTTAACACTCAACTGCTGCTGGCCCACCTaacatgctagctagctaggtaatgtttttgtatattGCACTTACAAAAAGAGAGTGGTGATGAATTATGTTTACATACTTGGTACAACACAGTTTTTAAGTGTGGCATAGTATTACAATGACAACTACTAAGTTAAGGTTAGTTCATTTGATCTGGCTCAGCTTGGCCTCATGTTCCCCGTTGGTATGTTTACACTGCTCAGCTTGTTTGTCAGTCTTTTCTTCTTTCGGTTGTAATACCACAAAAACTCCCATTGAATTGTGTTTGTGGTATCCTAactcacattttacatttaatccTCATAAATGTTTAGGTAGGATATGTCAATATTGTCACCACGACATAGACACAGTTCATTTTAAGGTGTCAGCAGCTGGTCCAAATATACcctattaataataaataggaCATGTTAGACATGATCTGTTACATAATGGTCATGGTGGAAGTCCATATTTAAATCTGTGTGAGACTGAATCTCAGTGCTCCTCTCTTGGCTTCAGTTAGACCTGCTTGTTGCCAGGGAGGAGGCTTGTCTGTCCGTGTGTGCAGTGACATTGTAATAAGCATTGTGTTTCCCACTTATATCAGTATTCAAATGTAGGCAAAtatacactgtgtattaatttagacaaatggaaatgtatcgacgttaaacacacactttatgttttgtgtttgtgcttggcTTTCATTCTCAGGTGTTGTTTCCGGTTCCCCAGCACAAGTATAAAGATCACGTTCACAGCCCTGTCCAATGACAAGAAGGAGCCAAGGAACGTGCCGGAATCACCGGTCAAGCCAGTCCAACCCCAAATTTCCCCACTGACCATCAACATTCCTGACAACATCGCCCACCTCATGAGCCCACTGCCTTCACCTACTGGCACCATCAGGTGAGATTGGGTTTATTTGAGTTTTGAGTGTCTAACATTTGTAACTGAAGTGGTTGTCTTGTCAGTGTTCCAGACATGAATTCAGAATTacagatgttttggttttttttaaatcaatttcaCAGTGCGGCAAATTCCTGTCCATCAAGTCCGCGGGGGGCGGGACTCTCTAGCTACAGGACAGGGCGTGTTCTGGCCTCTGACCTAATAGGAGACAACTCCCATTCAGAAAACGACAAAGAAGCCTCAGGTGAAGACAGCCCAAAGGTGAGAGTGGttgcctgatatcagacagaattcTCAACTCGTGAACACTCCATTTCCATCTTCGACACTGATGCGTAGCTATGCCAACATACTGGTTTTGCCGGGGTTTAGTGTCTATCATGTCTATAGCGGTCGCCGTCCTTGACAACGGTGTTAGTCCCGCCCTTGGCACTGATTGGCTAATCATTAGTCCCCCCCGCGGCGCTCATCGGAACGCTTGCTTTTTCAGCTTAGAAAACGCTGTTTCGTGTCATGATGTCAGACCAGAATCAGTCAACTCGGTGGAGCGGGCGGACTCAAAGGTCTGAACCCAGGCGATGAGAGTGGGGCAGTCTGGAGCAGAGAACCGGGCAATGAAAATGTGGATGAATACTGTTAGTGTGTCtccttcattttaaaatggattTAAAGAGGATATTTCAGACACGAGGGTGCGTGATGAAGGCAGCAGACTTCAGAGAGTCACAGTGGATTCCTATTTGTGTCTGAGCGCTGTGAACATCCCTGGTTACTCATTGAAGTCTAAAAATTGCCCAACGCTCACAACAACATAGACTTTGGAGTATAGAACCTAGCTGAACTTTGCTAAGTCTGAGTCTGTGTGTATTCAtgccatgtactgtacataaaacatATGACTTGAGCTTGCCTTGTATTTCTTTAACTAAACAAATTGCTTCCCAATAGCACATTAATTcaactttcttttattttctacagGATGACTCCAAACCTCCGTATTCATATGCACAACTAATAGTCCAAGCTATCACCATGGCCCCGGATAAACAGCTAACGCTGAATGGAATATACACCCACATCACCAAGAACTACCCCTACTACAGAACAGCTGATAAAGGCTGGCAGGTCAGAGTCTTCACTATTTGGTACCATTGTTCATACTTCAGAGTATGTCTGTGGTTGAATAGTAATGCATACACAATTCAGCTACTCTCGATCAGGACAGCAGGATCATATCAGTCATGATTGATTAGTCAACAGacataaagtaaaatattaatacaataaaatacattgattattttataatgAATAAGTTGTCCatgcaaaaatgctaaatgttggttggttccagcttttcaaatatgaagattttctctgtttttatatcactgtaaattgaatacctttGGGTCTTGGAtgaatttgaagatgtcactgtGGAATCCGAGAAAttgagacattttgacattgagACAGGCATTTTTCGTTTATCTCTTGATAATCAGTTATGGTTTGGCAGTGAAGTGTGTGGAACTGCCCTGCGGACTGGAGTCTCTGCTAACCGCTGTCTCATGAATGGGTCCAACATGGGTCAAACATGTGTTGAGTAGACCCGTGTCATAAAACTGTCATCAGAATGTCAGTGACTCATCATAAACCCTCCTCTTGAACTAAAGCTGATGTTCAAATATGTGTCTGAAATCCAGACTACTCAAAACAGTCAGGCATACTAAAGACagttgatttttgagtgtgctgttgatggacactattgtcccacaatgcaatgcacagaggaaatgaaggagctgctcacagctggaagAAAAATCAAAAGTAATTGTAGATGGTGGTGAAACAGTCTCATGTCACCGCAGAAAACAAGAAAGCAGCAATTAAAATTTGGAGGGAGCGTTTTGCCGTCTCTTTGTTAATTTTAATTGGCAGTGTGAAGTCccagtttgattgacatccaACGGCGCAAATATGGTTTCATGTTGGTATAAAAGAGTTAAATATGTGAATGTGGATTACAAAATTAATAAAGCAGCATGCTCCATTTTGGACTCCATGTACACACTGGAAAAATATTCATGCTGTGCTGCACCACTTCCAGCCTTGGTTGCTCTCGCATAcacactcagtgtccacttCATTAGATACAGCCCTACGATCTGATTCGGCCCAGTTACAGCTGTTCTGCTGTAAAGTCTGCTTTTTTTGATGCCTGTAATGTTCCGTTTTTGTCGACGCTGCCAGAGAGGCGTTCCGTTCAATGATGTGTTTTAGCACTGAGGTCGTAGTTAggggtggtgttgtactggactgcaagAGGTGTTTCTGACGCTCTGCCCCCCTCGTGTATGTAAACGGGGAGcacaaaaaaaatagaaacacaatgTCCCAGTCCCAGTCAAGTTCACCTTTTTAACTATGACATCAGTAATAAACACATgattgaatttacacatttccagCAATGTCAACCAAAACTGGACATTAGAAACTTTGTAAAGGTACCACTGAGTGTTCTCTCACAGGTGGAGCATATGAGGCAGAAAACACTGAGAAACATTGTGCAAAATGTATTATCTAAACATACTTGTATTATCTTAAAATGATGACAACTTGTGCAACAACATGGGAATATTGTAACGCTATATAACACAAACGCTGTAACACTCCCATCATTTCAAAGAATTGTACAGCTTTTAGTAACGGTCTGCGTGTGTCTTGAATTGATTGTTTTAGAACTCGATCCGCCACAACCTTTCCCTGAACCGGTACTTCATCAAAGTGGCTCGCTCTCAGGAGGAGCCGGGCAAAGGCTCCTTCTGGAGGATCGACCCCGCCTCGGAGGGCAAGCTGATAGAACAAGCCTTCAGGAAGCGGAGGCCCAGGGGAGTGCCCTGCTTCAGGACCCCTGTGGGACCTCTTTCCTCCAGGTAAAGAACACTGTAATCCAGACACGGGTGTATTACTTCAAAGAGATGTTTCCGATGTCAGTACAAATCAATAATCAACCCTATTTCTCTTCCTGTCCCAGGAGCGCTCCAGCTTCTCCCAACCACACAGGAGCCCTGTCTGCCCACTCCAGTGGGGTCCAGACCCCAGACAGCCTGTCCAGAGAAGGGTCCCCAGTCCCCATGGAGCCAGAGCCAACCCCGCCGCCAGCCCCCACCCAACCCACTACAGTCCAGCCCAAACTTGCTGTCATCCAAGAGGCCCGCTTTGCACAGAACTCTCCTGGTAAAACATGATATTCTTCACGTTTTTGTCCCTTCCACTGAACCATTTAG is a window of Siniperca chuatsi isolate FFG_IHB_CAS linkage group LG20, ASM2008510v1, whole genome shotgun sequence DNA encoding:
- the foxk2a gene encoding forkhead box protein K2 yields the protein MAVVSGMSGSAVARLEGREFEYLMKKRSVTIGRNSSQGSVDVSMGHSSFISRRHLEIFTAGEDGTGTGEFYLRCLGKNGVFVDGVFQRRGAPPLQLPRMCCFRFPSTSIKITFTALSNDKKEPRNVPESPVKPVQPQISPLTINIPDNIAHLMSPLPSPTGTISAANSCPSSPRGAGLSSYRTGRVLASDLIGDNSHSENDKEASGEDSPKDDSKPPYSYAQLIVQAITMAPDKQLTLNGIYTHITKNYPYYRTADKGWQNSIRHNLSLNRYFIKVARSQEEPGKGSFWRIDPASEGKLIEQAFRKRRPRGVPCFRTPVGPLSSRSAPASPNHTGALSAHSSGVQTPDSLSREGSPVPMEPEPTPPPAPTQPTTVQPKLAVIQEARFAQNSPGSPLNNQPVLIAVQRQMPQTTMKSVTYAMATPAIVTTSVSSAPVMQTVHVVHQIPAVTMATVTGQPTATVSPESQENGGGEHQEIKVKVEPVPSITASSIGGVSRIIQSSQAAPLTTVTIVQQAPLGQHQLPIKAITQNGTHLVPIGTAASTAVANPLHLLAAHASASASLPTKRQNGELQDQPESKRVKTEEEEEGDAAAAATNNNGTTDRAGEAGVSEQIGDK